From a region of the Helianthus annuus cultivar XRQ/B chromosome 5, HanXRQr2.0-SUNRISE, whole genome shotgun sequence genome:
- the LOC110938444 gene encoding uncharacterized protein LOC110938444, with product MVTAPSSVLGNVTSSVHGLAGVDDVAVNHDLIRSPNRVKKDITRAGNQPVYHQNGKPDPFDHHRTGKTIEKRDAKKSDAQRRSNWRNDNRKSSRDLEQQQERPPPPETWRKPVDPPLAVGTCYGKAASAVKLAQAFSKSVFDPKVVTTDRFSS from the exons ATGGTCACAGCCCCTTCATCGGTTCTTGGAAACGTGACTTCATCGGTTCATGGTTTAGCTGGAGTCGATGATGTTGCTGTTAATCATGACCTTATCCGGTCTCCTAATAG GGTGAAAAAGGACATTACTAGGGCCGGTAACCAACCCGTGTACCACCAAAACGGTAAACCCGACCCATTCGACCATCATAGAACCGGGAAGACAATTGAGAAACGAGATGCAAAAAAATCAGATGCTCAACGAAGAAGCAACTGGAGAAACGATAACCGCAAGAGCAGCAGAGACCTTGAGCAGCAACAGGAAAGACCTCCTCCACCTGAAACGTGGCGCAAACCTGTGGACCCTCCACTAGCGGTTGGAACCTGTTACGGAAAAGCAGCTTCTGCAGTTAAACTAGCCCAAGCCTTCTCAAAATCGGTCTTTGATCCAAAGGTGGTAACCACTGATCGTTTCTCTAGCTAG
- the LOC110939729 gene encoding uncharacterized protein LOC110939729 — protein sequence MSLLSTLVACCGSSTTPTPTPTSSVSRTDSSTLIVGLVRENRVGGSDTMGRRSGRQAVQWRPSLCTISEEDVIKTEMIQLYVMPCNKGKKSTRMSRHNFKPYEHKKEFVLRDSWNMVSPVPSSFLF from the exons ATGAGTTTGTTGTCAACTCTTGTTGCTTGTTGTGGCTCATCAACCACACCTACACCGACACCGACGTCGTCGGTATCTAGGACGGATAGCTCCACTCTTATTGTCGGTTTGGTTCGCGAAAACAGGGTTGGTGGCAGCGACACGATGGGCAGGAGAAGCGGGCGCCAGGCGGTTCAATGGCGACCGTCGTTATGCACAATCTCCGAGGAAGATGTAATTAAGACGGAGATGATACAATTGTATGTGATGCCATGTAATAAAGGTAAGAAGAGTACAAGAATGTCGAGGCATAACTTTAAACCATATGAACACAAGAAAGAATTTGT GCTACGAGATTCATGGAACATGGTGTCACCGGTCCCATCATCATTTTTATTCTAA
- the LOC110939728 gene encoding protein HEAT-STRESS-ASSOCIATED 32, translating to MAVYRWKTFAEDEDRPDKPRRFGVTEIRGPNHTSLFSHTLLQDMMESMGQFVDGLKFTGGSESLMPKSFIKEATKLAHEHDIYVSTGDWAEHLLQKGSSSFIEYIEECKQLGFDTVELNTGSLELPEETLLRYIRLIKSHGLKAKPQFAVKFNKADIPPTRARAYGAYVVPTPRTSERVEDVDLLIRKAERCLEAGADMIVIDAEDVCKYADSVRADIIAKVIGRLGIEKTMFEASNAKTSEWFIKQYGPNVNLFVDHSQVLDLECLRGRNLGKNHKSVLDSWFL from the exons ATGGCGGTTTACCGATGGAAAACCTTCGCAGAGGACGAAGACCGACCCGATAAACCTCGCAGGTTCGGTGTAACGGAGATCCGCGGCCCAAATCACACCTCCCTCTTCTCTCACACCTTGCTTCAG GATATGATGGAGTCAATGGGTCAGTTTGTTGATGGTCTAAAGTTTACAGGAGGCTCTGAAAGTTTAATGCCAAAATCATTCATTAAAGAAGCAACAAAATTGGCCCATGAACATGATATATATGTTAGCACTGgtgattgggctgaacacttgttACAAAAAGGTTCATCTTCTTTTATAGAGTATATAGAG GAATGTAAGCAGCTGGGATTTGATACAGTTGAGCTAAATACGGGCTCGCTCGAGCTGCCTGAAGAAACTCTGTTGAGATACATACGGTTGATTAAGAGCCACGGGCTTAAAGCCAAGCCTCAATTTGCTGTGAAGTTTAATAAGGCTGATATTCCTCCAACGCGTGCAAGAGCGTATGGTGCTTATGTTGTTCCAACGCCTCGAACGTCTG AACGTGTAGAAGACGTTGATTTATTGATCAGAAAGGCTGAAAGATGTTTGGAAGCTGGAGCGGATATGATAGTAATCGACGCTGAAGATGTTTGTAAGTACGCTGATTCGGTTAGGGCCGATATTATAGCGAAGGTGATTGGGCGTTTAGGAATCGAAAAGACCATGTTTGAAGCTTCAAATGCCAAAACATCTGAGTGGTTCATTAAGCAATATGGTCCCAAT GTTAatctttttgtagatcattctCAAGTGCTGGACTTGGAGTGTCTCCGAGGGCGTAACCTGGGAAAGAACCATAAATCGGTTCTTGATTCCTGGTTTTTATAG
- the LOC110939727 gene encoding uncharacterized protein LOC110939727, with protein MAVNTHAQMYGQHPGQYIVPFVCLLIIVMDLTAGILGIQGEVAQNKVQNLRVWIIECRDPSYEAFKLGFAALVLLTFAHAIANLFGGCHVVWSKPEMDRASSNKQLAMASLILSWITLIIGFWMLIAGVLANSSSRKSCGVSNHRYLSIGGIACIIHGMFAVSYYISATAVVKEEKKLNPHGPVMNPQGLPMQQPAPSAPA; from the exons ATGGCGGTGAACACTCACGCTCAAATGTATGGTCAACATCCGGGTCAATACATCGTACCATTTGTCTGTTTGTTGATCATAGTCATGGACCTCACCGCGGGAATTCTTGGTATCCAGGGTGAGGTTGCTCAAAACAAG GTACAAAATCTAAGAGTATGGATCATTGAGTGTCGGGATCCAAGTTATGAAGCGTTTAAACTAGGGTTTGCGGCTTTAGTGCTCTTGACGTTTGCGCATGCCATTGCAAACTTGTTTGGCGGCTGCCACGTTGTATGGTCGAAACCAGAAATGGACCGTGCCAGTTCTAACAAGCAATTAGCGATGGCTTCACTCATCCTCTCATG GATTACCCTAATCATTGGATTCTGGATGCTAATTGCTGGAGTCTTGGCTAACTCGAGTTCAAGAAAATCATGCGGTGTTTCAAACCATCGTTACTTGTCCATTGGAGGCATCGCGTGCATCATTCATGGCATGTTCGCGGTTTCTTATTACATTTCCGCCACCGCTGTtgtgaaagaagaaaagaagttGAACCCACATGGTCCGGTGATGAACCCACAAGGGTTGCCGATGCAACAGCCCGCACCATCGGCACCTGCTTAA
- the LOC110939726 gene encoding GLABROUS1 enhancer-binding protein-like has translation MAGSENEPTNSSSGEEEEEVSSQGSESESETQHTLEKNPQLPDPNINKPRSKNPISPLTHPTGKRPVPEAETETESSDLKRVKTMTSPDANNGGEKKQLFQRLWSEDNEIELIQGMISYVDEKGKDPVADVNDFHEFVKKSLHVDVNDRQMLAKARRLKKKFENNVARVVKNGKVRSFSNPHEKRMYELSKNLWGDESNKKAVMSSCSKKVKVKVNAMPKTNKSCKPLGSGSGSGSGSGNGDVGIEVGPNEVEVKVVQPLRSVGGFEPLDDIPITDEAIMNKGLELVAGPKKAEMEEKWKSLKVLELEHFMKKMDVLKEQAAVVLNAIANSVAK, from the coding sequence ATGGCCGGATCGGAGAACGAACCCACCAATTCATCTTccggtgaagaagaagaagaagtttcATCACAAGGATCCGAATCAGAATCGGAGACCCAACACACCCTTGAAAAAAACCCTCAATTACCCGACCCGAATATCAACAAACCCAGATCCAAAAACCCTATTTCTCCCCTCACACACCCCACCGGAAAACGACCGGTGCCGGAAGCTGAAACCGAAACTGAAAGCAGTGATTTGAAAAGGGTTAAGACGATGACGTCACCGGATGCGAATAACGGTGGTGAAAAGAAGCAGCTTTTTCAGAGGCTGTGGAGTGAAGACAATGAAATTGAGTTGATTCAAGGTATGATTAGCTATGTAGATGAAAAGGGTAAAGACCCTGTTGCAGatgtgaatgattttcatgaGTTTGTGAAGAAATCACTTCATGTTGATGTGAATGATCGACAAATGTTGGCTAAAGCTAGAAGGTTAaagaaaaagtttgaaaacaATGTAGCTAGAGTTGTGAAGAATGGGAAAGTTAGGTCGTTTTCGAATCCGCACGAGAAGAGAATGTACGAATTGTCGAAAAATCTATGGGGCGACGAGAGTAACAAGAAAGCGGTTATGAGTTCTTGCAGCAAGAAAGTCAAGGTTAAAGTCAATGCGATGCCGAAGACGAACAAGAGTTGTAAACCGttgggttcgggttcgggttcgggttcagGTTCGGGCAATGGGGATGTAGGGATTGAGGTGGGCCCGAATGAGGTTGAAGTGAAAGTGGTGCAGCCTCTGCGGTCGGTTGGTGGGTTTGAACCGTTGGATGATATACCGATTACAGATGAGGCGATAATGAACAAGGGGTTGGAGTTGGTAGCGGGTCCGAAGAAAGCTGAGATGGAGGAGAAGTGGAAGAGTCTTAAGGTGCTTGAACTCGAGCATTTTATGAAGAAGATGGATGTTTTGAAAGAGCAAGCGGCGGTTGTGTTGAATGCGATTGCGAATTCTGTTGCCAAATAA
- the LOC110942502 gene encoding uncharacterized protein LOC110942502, whose translation MIESERLNYIRFQQKHLRSESYTNLQKFKNEGKEDLSNTGVRLVLPSSFTGGSRYMQQNYLDAMAICKWFGYPDFFITVTCNPKWPEIIRYLRNTSIKQEDRPDIMCRLFKMKLDSIIKDLKDKKVFGALSAAVYTVEFQKRGLPHAHICIFLKPESKLLSVDHVDKFISAEIPDKIQDPALYALVSEFMIHGPCGNANPNCPCMVDNRCSKKFPKKFINETITDAEGFPVYRRRDNGNTIIKSKVQLDNRSVVPYNPLLLKRYQAHINVEWCNQAGSIKYLFKYINKGPDKASLVVTNGDGTDNEQTAKDEIKAYYDCRYVSACEASWRIFANEVHYRFPPVMRLPFHMEGQQNVVFGAEDDIEEVLDKPSVSSSIFLKWMEMNENNEEARKLTYVEFPTKFCWKLKDRNWAERKRKLLQIGRIHSVSPALGEPYFLRILLNKVKGPRSFEEIRTVDGQLFPTFRDACYAMGLLDDDMEYIEAIKEASFTGDGRYIRALFVTLLLSNTLSRPEFVFEQTWKYLGDDILYNTRKETKNKDLVMSDERLKNKTLVEIEKYLIRNGSSLTRWPTIPYPDYDSFAVGNNRLVDEELSFNVPQIMTTVEGDKGGVFFVYGYGGTGKTFLWKTLALTVRSREQIVLNVASSGIASLLMSRGRTAHSRFHIPINLDESSMCHIRPDGDVAYLLKQTRLIIWDEAPMVHRHAFEALDRKLKDIFVDKSNHQSDVLFGGKVIVFGGDFRQILPVIPNGSRQEIVNASLSSSYIWPHCKLLTLTKNMRLTVGVLPSTVESTKRFSEWLLDIGEGKVGGDNDGVATVEIPSDLLITDSLDPIEILIQFVYPSVLERYKDRDYFSERAILTPKNEVVHEINDRLLELFPGEPTEYLSSDSICATEKGIDSFQQELYSPDVLNGLKISGLPNHRLVLKPGVPIMLLRNIDQQNGLCNGTRLQVTFLGKRVIEAEIISGANVGTRTFIPRISMIPSDKKIPFAFQRRQFPVAVCFAMTINKSQGQSLSKVGLFLKEPVFTHGQLYVALSRVKSREGVKMLILDKDGKPTNTTTNVVYKEVFTHL comes from the exons ATGATCGAGAGTGAAAGACTTAATTATATCCGTTTTCAACAAAAACATCTTAGGTCTGAGTCATACACAAATCTTCAGAAATTTAAGAATGAAGGAAAAGAGGATCTATCTAATACTGGGGTACGGTTAGTACTACCATCATCTTTTACTGGTGGGTCTCGGTATATGCAGCAAAATTATCTAGATGCTATGGCTATTTGCAAATGGTTCGGGTATCCTGATTTTTTCATTACGGTGACATGTAATCCTAAGTGGCCAGAGATTATCCGATACCTTCGAAATACTTCAATTAAGCAAGAGGACAGACCAGATATTATGTGTCGTTTGTTTAAGATGAAACTGGATTCAATTATAAAGGATTTGAAGGACAAGAAAGTGTTTGGAGCACTAAGTGCAG cGGTTTATACTGTTGAATTTCAAAAGCGTGGATTGCCACATGCTCACATTTGTATTTTTTTGAAACCTGAATCCAAGCTTCTTTCCGTTGATCACGTAGACAAATTCATATCTGCTGAGATACCAGATAAGATTCAAGATCCCGCTCTTTATGCTCTTGTATCCGAGTTTATGATTCATGGTCCATGTGGAAATGCAAATCCCAATTGTCCTTGTATGGTTGATAATAGATGTTCAAAAAAATTTCCGAAAAAATTCATTAATGAAACAATTACCGATGCTGAAGGTTTCCCTGTATACAGAAGAAGAGATAATGGAAACACCATTATCAAGTCCAAAGTTCAATTGGACAACAGAAGTGTCGTTCCATATAATCCGCTTCTTTTGAAAAGATACCAAGCTCACATTAATGTAGAATGGTGCAATCAAGCGGGTTCTATCAAATATTTGTTTAAGTACATTAATAAAGGTCCAGACAAAGCATCGCTTGTGGTGACAAATGGAGACGGTACAGATAACGAACAAACAGCAAAGGATGAGATCAAAGCTTATTATGATTGTAGGTACGTTTCCGCTTGTGAAGCTTCTTGGAGAATATTTGCTAATGAAGTTCACTATAGGTTTCCTCCAGTTATGAGGCTTCCTTTTCATATGGAAGGTCAACAAAATGTTGTGTTTGGTGCCGAAGACGATATTGAAGAAGTGTTGGACAAGCCATCAGTCtcttcatccatttttttaaaGTGGATGGAGATGAACGAAAATAATGAGGAAGCACGGAAGCTTACGTATGTTGAGTTTCCTACAAAATTCTGTTGGAAACTAAAAGATAGAAATTGGGCAGAACGTAAAAGAAAATTATTACAGATTGGACGCATTCATTCTGTTTCCCCTGCTTTGGGTGAACCATATTTTCTTAGAATTCTTTTAAACAAAGTCAAAGGACCAAGATCCTTTGAAGAAATTAGAACTGTTGATGGCCAGTTGTTTCCAACCTTCAGGGATGCATGTTATGCTATGGGTTTGTTAGACGATGACATGGAATACATCGAAGCTATTAAAGAAGCGAGTTTTACGGGAGATGGTCGTTATATTCGTGCATTGTTTGTTACTTTGCTGTTGTCAAACACATTATCAAGACCTGAATTTGTTTTCGAACAAACATGGAAATACTTGGGGgatgacattttatacaatacGAGAAAAGAAACAAAGAACAAAG ATCTTGTAATGTCAGATGAGAGATTGAAGAACAAGACATTGGTGGAGATTGAGAAGTACCTCATTCGAAATGGGTCCTCTTTGACACGATGGCCAACAATTCCTTATCCTGATTACGATTCGTTTGCTGTTGGAAACAATCGTCTGGTTGACGAAGAACTGTCTTTTAATGTTCCTCAG ATAATGACAACCGTTGAAGGCGACAAAGGAGGTGTATTTTTTGTTTACGGATATGGAGGAACGGGGAAGACGTTTTTGTGGAAGACGTTAGCCTTAACCGTTAGGTCGAGAGAGCAGATTGTTTTAAATGTGGCTTCAAGTGGTATTGCTTCACTTCTAATGTCAAGAGGTAGAACGGCTCATTCTAGATTTCACATCCCCATAAATTTAGATGAGAGTTCTATGTGTCACATAAGGCCCGATGGTGATGTAGCTTATCTGCTTAAACAAACTAGGTTGATTATATGGGACGAAGCACCCATGGTACATAGACATGCGTTTGAAGCTTTAGATAGAAAATTAAAAGATATTTTTGTCGATAAAAGCAATCATCAGTCGGATGTTTTGTTTGGAGGTAAGGTTATCGTTTTTGGTGGTGATTTTAGACAAATTCTTCCTGTTATTCCAAACGGAAGTAGGCAAGAAATTGTTAACGCTTCGTTGAGTTCATCCTATATATGGCCCCATTGCAAGTTACTTACTTTGACCAAAAACATGAGATTGACTGTTGGTGTTTTACCATCTACAGTCGAGTCGACAAAGAGATTTTCCGAATGGCTTCTTGATATTGGCGAGGGTAAAGTTGGAGGGGACAATGATGGTGTAGCAACTGTAGAAATACCATCTGATTTGTTAATCACAGATTCTTTGGATCCCATCGAAATTTTAATTCAATTTGTATATCCATCTGTTCTTGAAAGATATAAGGATCGAGATTATTTTTCTGAAAGGGCGATTCTGACACCAAAAAACGAGGTGGTACATGAAATAAATGATCGACTACTAGAATTGTTTCCTGGTGAACCAACAGAGTACCTGAGTTCTGATAGTATATGTGCGACGGAGAAAGGTATCGATTCATTCCAACAAGAGTTGTATTCACCTGATGTCCTTAATGGTTTAAAGATATCTGGTTTACCTAATCATCGTTTGGTTTTAAAACCTGGAGTTCCAATTATGCTTCTTAGGAACATTGATCAGCAAAATGGTTTGTGTAATGGTACAAGGTTACAGGTTACATTTCTTGGAAAGAGGGTTATAGAAGCTGAAATTATATCAGGTGCTAATGTCGGAACCAGAACATTCATACCAAGAATTAGCATGATTCCCTCCGACAAAAAAATTCCTTTTGCTTTTCAAAGACGACAGTTTCCTGTTGCTGTGTGTTTTGCTATGACGATCAACAAGAGTCAAGGCCAATCTTTATCTAAGGTTGGATTGTTTTTAAAAGAGCCCGTTTTTACACATGGCCAGCTATATGTAGCATTATCAAGAGTTAAATCAAGGGAAGGCGTGAAGATGTTAATTCTTGATAAGGATGGCAAACCTACCAACACAACAACTAATGTGGTTTACAAAGAAGTGTTCACACACTTATGA